A genome region from Deinococcus ruber includes the following:
- the kynA gene encoding tryptophan 2,3-dioxygenase, whose product MSQAEGGRPDAPDSASRAYTDFTRSLSYGEYLKIDTLLSAHQPLTQAHDEHLFISVHHVSEVWLGLIVQELKAAVALLASGVTDTPLKMLSRVVRAQEQMTNAWEVLKTMTPADYLQFRDSFGQASGFQSAQYRMMEFLLGNRNPALLRPFEHRPDLHGPLHAALHAPSIYDLTLRLLPGHGLPLPPEVLERDLSQPYTRHPAVLAAWLSVYRDPQRYWDLYELAEKLIDVEDNFRRWRFNHLTTVERTIGFKSGSGGTSGAGYLRRALETVLFPELWEVRTNL is encoded by the coding sequence ATGAGTCAGGCTGAGGGAGGCCGCCCAGATGCCCCGGACAGCGCCAGTCGCGCCTACACCGACTTCACCCGCAGCCTCAGTTACGGCGAATACCTGAAGATCGACACGCTGCTGAGCGCCCACCAGCCGCTGACGCAGGCGCACGACGAGCATCTGTTCATCAGCGTGCACCACGTCTCGGAGGTGTGGCTGGGCCTGATCGTGCAGGAACTGAAGGCGGCGGTGGCGCTGCTGGCGTCGGGCGTGACCGATACGCCGCTGAAGATGCTCAGCCGGGTGGTGCGTGCCCAGGAGCAGATGACCAACGCCTGGGAAGTGCTCAAGACCATGACGCCCGCCGATTATCTGCAATTCCGGGATTCTTTTGGGCAGGCGTCGGGCTTTCAGTCAGCGCAGTACCGCATGATGGAATTTCTGCTGGGCAACCGCAATCCCGCGCTGCTGCGGCCCTTCGAGCACCGCCCCGACCTGCACGGCCCGCTGCACGCCGCCCTGCATGCGCCCAGCATCTACGACCTGACGCTGCGGCTGCTGCCGGGGCACGGCCTGCCGCTGCCGCCCGAGGTGCTGGAGCGCGACCTCAGCCAGCCCTATACCCGGCATCCGGCGGTGCTGGCCGCGTGGCTGAGCGTGTACCGCGATCCGCAGCGCTACTGGGATCTGTACGAACTGGCCGAAAAGCTGATCGACGTGGAAGACAATTTCCGCCGCTGGCGTTTCAATCACCTCACCACCGTCGAGCGCACCATCGGCTTCAAGTCGGGCAGCGGCGGCACCAGCGGCGCGGGCTATCTGCGCCGGGCGCTGGAAACGGTGCTGTTTCCCGAATTGTGGGAAGTTCGGACGAATCTGTAG
- the kynU gene encoding kynureninase, which produces MTTLHRTVPADLLALDARDPLAHKRAEFALPQGIVYLDGNSLGALPAHVPARLAHVTQQEWGTQLIRSWTGGADEGRDWMQLPDRVAARIARLIGAQPHEVAVGDSTSVNLFKLLSAALPLRPDRRVILTDAGNFPTDLYVAQGLNALQDGRYELRRVPTAELEAALSDEVAVLLLTEVDYRSGARHDLRAMTAAAHAHGILTVWDLAHSAGAFEVELDAAGADFALGCGYKFLNGGPGAPSFLYVAERHLDSVQVFLSGWMGHADPFEMARDYAPAPGARRFVVGTPGILNLSALDAALEVFDDVDMRQVRAKSLALGRTFTEQMQPLTARFPLELVTPLDEDRRGSQVAYRHPQASDVMRRLIAAGVIGDFRTPDILRFGLTPLYLSHADVWQAVQMIGRVLEEGL; this is translated from the coding sequence ATGACCACCCTGCACCGTACCGTTCCCGCTGATCTGCTGGCGCTGGATGCCCGCGACCCCCTGGCGCACAAACGCGCCGAATTCGCTCTGCCGCAGGGCATCGTCTACCTCGACGGCAACAGCCTGGGAGCCCTGCCCGCCCACGTTCCGGCGCGGCTCGCCCATGTGACGCAGCAGGAATGGGGCACCCAGCTCATCCGCTCGTGGACGGGCGGGGCCGACGAGGGCCGCGACTGGATGCAGCTTCCAGACCGCGTGGCCGCCCGGATTGCCCGCCTGATCGGAGCGCAGCCGCATGAAGTCGCGGTGGGAGACAGCACCAGCGTCAACCTCTTCAAGCTGCTGAGCGCCGCCCTGCCGCTGCGCCCGGATCGCCGGGTCATTCTGACCGACGCCGGAAACTTTCCCACCGATCTGTATGTGGCGCAGGGGTTGAATGCCTTGCAGGACGGGCGTTACGAGCTGCGGCGCGTGCCGACAGCCGAGCTGGAAGCTGCCCTGAGCGACGAGGTGGCGGTGCTGCTGCTGACCGAGGTGGATTACCGCAGCGGAGCGCGGCACGATCTGCGGGCCATGACGGCGGCAGCCCACGCACACGGCATTCTGACCGTCTGGGATCTGGCACATTCGGCGGGCGCGTTCGAGGTCGAGCTGGACGCGGCGGGCGCAGATTTCGCGCTGGGCTGCGGCTACAAGTTCCTGAACGGTGGCCCCGGTGCGCCGTCGTTCCTGTACGTGGCCGAGCGCCATCTGGACAGCGTGCAGGTGTTTCTGAGCGGCTGGATGGGCCACGCCGACCCCTTCGAGATGGCCCGCGACTACGCCCCGGCCCCCGGCGCTCGCCGCTTCGTGGTCGGCACGCCCGGCATTCTGAATCTGAGTGCGCTGGACGCCGCGCTGGAGGTCTTCGACGACGTGGATATGCGGCAGGTGCGGGCCAAATCGCTGGCCCTGGGCCGCACCTTTACCGAGCAGATGCAGCCGCTCACGGCGCGGTTTCCGCTGGAACTGGTCACGCCGCTGGATGAGGACAGGCGCGGCAGTCAGGTGGCGTACCGCCATCCACAGGCCAGCGACGTGATGCGGCGGCTGATCGCGGCGGGCGTGATCGGAGATTTCCGCACGCCCGACATCCTGCGCTTTGGCCTGACGCCGCTGTACCTGTCGCACGCCGACGTGTGGCAGGCCGTCCAGATGATCGGGCGCGTGCTGGAAGAAGGGCTATGA
- a CDS encoding VanW family protein: MKSPALLSLALFSAALFPSAASAAPAFKLLLHAQEPRIEGGGVIKTELVKSWPMNAKGVQFSRQAGKFSTLLTAGLDIAQRQIDARTPKSATFRNVGGHWIARQQNGWTLDRIATKANILKAALAGQDSAEAVFRITAPQRSVQLLAERGVMSHVSTGSSSYRGSPSFRETNILVGAQKLDGFFIAPGHTFDFAAEVGDISASTGFVKGYVISGGTLEKEDGGGLCQVSTTIFRAMYEAGMPIVERHEHSHRVEYYDPVGFEATVYAPQKNLRMKNDTAAYLFVQASWDRHAQTLHFDLFGAAPTRTVSIGKPALTDFKPPAQPSYTPDDRVRAGGRRLLDVPMQGMTSTIVRTIRAADGKTTTDTLKSVYNPWGAVYGVRPGDPRLR; this comes from the coding sequence ATGAAGTCCCCTGCGCTGCTCTCTCTTGCTCTGTTCTCCGCCGCCCTCTTTCCGTCTGCCGCTTCCGCCGCTCCTGCCTTCAAACTGCTGCTGCACGCTCAGGAACCCCGTATCGAGGGTGGCGGCGTCATCAAGACCGAGCTCGTCAAATCGTGGCCGATGAATGCCAAAGGCGTGCAGTTCAGCAGGCAGGCCGGCAAGTTCAGCACGCTGCTGACGGCGGGGCTGGACATTGCCCAGCGGCAGATCGACGCCCGTACCCCGAAATCTGCCACCTTCCGCAACGTGGGCGGGCACTGGATCGCTCGTCAGCAGAACGGCTGGACGCTCGACCGTATCGCCACCAAAGCGAACATCCTGAAGGCGGCTCTGGCGGGGCAGGACAGTGCCGAAGCCGTCTTCAGGATCACGGCTCCGCAGCGCAGCGTGCAGCTTCTGGCCGAGCGGGGCGTGATGTCGCACGTCTCGACTGGCAGCAGTTCGTACAGGGGCAGCCCCAGTTTCCGCGAAACCAACATTCTGGTGGGTGCACAGAAGCTCGACGGCTTCTTTATTGCGCCCGGTCACACCTTCGATTTCGCCGCAGAGGTGGGTGATATCAGCGCCAGCACAGGTTTCGTGAAGGGCTACGTCATCAGCGGGGGCACGCTCGAAAAGGAGGACGGCGGCGGTCTGTGTCAGGTGTCCACCACCATCTTCCGGGCCATGTACGAGGCGGGTATGCCCATCGTCGAGCGCCATGAACACTCGCACCGCGTGGAATATTACGACCCGGTGGGCTTCGAGGCCACGGTGTACGCGCCCCAGAAGAATCTGCGGATGAAGAACGACACCGCCGCGTATCTGTTCGTGCAGGCCAGCTGGGATCGGCACGCGCAGACGCTGCATTTCGACCTGTTCGGGGCGGCTCCCACGCGCACCGTCAGTATCGGCAAGCCCGCCCTGACCGACTTCAAACCGCCCGCTCAGCCCAGCTATACGCCCGATGACCGGGTACGGGCCGGGGGCCGACGACTGCTCGACGTGCCGATGCAGGGCATGACCAGCACCATCGTCAGAACGATCCGGGCCGCCGACGGCAAGACCACCACCGATACTCTGAAAAGTGTGTATAACCCCTGGGGCGCGGTCTACGGCGTGCGCCCCGGCGACCCTCGTCTGCGCTGA
- a CDS encoding SanA/YdcF family protein, with the protein MSASRRGLRRVWPWLLLLGAALLLGLVLANRVVERAAVGRLYSSTRDVPARKVALVLGTSPSAYGRPNLYYTARMDAAAALYRAGKVQDFILSGDNSTRFYDEPSAMKRDLMARGIPAARLYLDDAGFRTLDSVVRAQKIFGQSSFVVVSQHFHNERAIFLARRRGLDVVGYDAADVTGAGGLKTQVRELLARASAVLDVTLLNAQPKFLGDGIKIR; encoded by the coding sequence ATGAGCGCCAGCAGGAGAGGGCTGCGCCGCGTGTGGCCCTGGCTCCTGCTCCTGGGCGCGGCGCTGCTGCTGGGGCTGGTGCTGGCAAACCGCGTGGTGGAGCGTGCCGCCGTGGGTCGCCTGTATTCCAGCACCCGCGACGTTCCGGCCCGCAAGGTGGCGCTGGTGCTGGGCACGAGTCCCAGCGCGTATGGTCGTCCCAACCTGTATTACACCGCCCGCATGGACGCGGCGGCGGCGCTCTACCGGGCTGGCAAGGTGCAGGACTTCATCCTGTCGGGCGACAATTCCACCCGCTTCTACGATGAACCCAGCGCCATGAAACGCGACCTGATGGCGCGAGGCATTCCGGCGGCGCGGCTGTACCTCGACGACGCCGGGTTCCGCACGCTCGATTCGGTGGTGCGGGCGCAGAAGATCTTCGGACAGTCGAGTTTCGTGGTGGTGTCGCAGCATTTTCATAACGAGCGGGCGATCTTTCTGGCACGGCGGCGCGGCCTGGATGTCGTCGGCTACGACGCTGCCGATGTGACGGGCGCGGGCGGCTTAAAAACCCAGGTGCGCGAACTGCTGGCGCGGGCCAGTGCCGTGCTCGACGTGACGCTATTGAATGCCCAGCCGAAGTTTCTGGGAGATGGTATAAAAATTCGCTGA
- a CDS encoding VOC family protein produces the protein MLKHVSFTTASADAVIRFYTGLGASVSKDLVTSEGWRRLVLSFEGGGKLQFFEVPPTATQPTQAAEVRETQPGEHVLPSHPAPASSLLHPSNAWMEHVAVYLPDLSAAVAALKAQGVTFARDLTLSPSGNPMAFALDPDGRQVELLQA, from the coding sequence ATGCTCAAGCACGTCTCGTTCACCACTGCCAGCGCCGACGCCGTGATTCGCTTCTATACCGGGCTGGGCGCGAGTGTCAGCAAAGACCTGGTGACTTCGGAGGGCTGGCGGCGCTTGGTGCTGAGCTTCGAGGGTGGTGGCAAGCTGCAATTCTTCGAGGTGCCGCCCACCGCCACGCAGCCTACCCAGGCGGCGGAAGTGCGCGAAACACAGCCGGGTGAACATGTGCTGCCGTCGCACCCGGCCCCGGCTTCCAGCCTGCTGCACCCCTCCAACGCCTGGATGGAGCATGTCGCCGTGTACCTGCCCGATCTGTCGGCGGCTGTCGCGGCCCTCAAGGCGCAGGGTGTGACCTTTGCCCGCGACCTGACGCTCAGCCCCAGCGGAAATCCGATGGCCTTCGCGCTCGACCCCGACGGGCGACAGGTGGAGCTGCTTCAGGCATGA